A genomic stretch from Edaphobacter aggregans includes:
- a CDS encoding esterase: protein MKSAPVRVVLKICLLLVPGLLQAQVPAYAPSTVIHPDHSVTFHYKDDGATTVLLGLEGLEKPVPMTKDSAGIWTVTTKPLAPEIYMYHFEVDGQPRLDLANVHVNTNLVNLANLLTVPGDTPQPWDETNVLHGTLHRHTYTTATTLGLENNQDDYIVYTPPGYDARAKKPYPVLYLLHGWGDGAPGWTAVGRANFIFDNLIAQGKMKPMVVVMPRSYGDMAFIQHGFRIWQDAVPIDHNTTLFTKAFLTEVLPQVESGYNVSGDREGRAIAGFSMGGLESLSIGLTNTDKFAYVGGFSSAVHKLDYAKEFVALDPKAANLRLLWIACGTEDSLITANRGLIGWLETKKMPVTQIETPGRHTWMVWRDNLTHFAPLLFQDK from the coding sequence ATGAAATCAGCACCTGTGCGCGTCGTTCTGAAGATCTGTCTGCTGCTCGTCCCCGGTCTGCTGCAGGCGCAGGTTCCTGCCTATGCTCCGTCGACTGTGATTCACCCGGATCACAGCGTTACGTTTCACTACAAGGATGATGGCGCGACTACGGTTTTGCTTGGGCTTGAGGGTCTAGAGAAGCCGGTGCCGATGACGAAGGATTCGGCCGGGATATGGACTGTGACGACCAAGCCGCTTGCGCCGGAGATCTATATGTATCACTTCGAGGTGGATGGCCAGCCTCGGTTGGATCTGGCGAATGTTCACGTCAACACAAACCTGGTTAATCTAGCGAACCTGCTGACTGTACCCGGCGACACGCCGCAGCCGTGGGATGAGACGAATGTGCTTCATGGGACGCTGCATCGCCACACGTACACGACGGCTACGACTCTTGGGCTGGAGAACAATCAGGACGACTACATTGTCTACACTCCGCCGGGGTACGATGCGAGGGCGAAGAAGCCCTATCCTGTGCTTTATCTGCTGCATGGCTGGGGCGATGGTGCTCCGGGGTGGACCGCGGTGGGACGGGCAAATTTCATCTTCGACAACCTGATCGCGCAGGGCAAGATGAAGCCGATGGTGGTCGTCATGCCGCGTAGTTATGGCGACATGGCGTTTATCCAGCACGGCTTTCGTATCTGGCAGGATGCAGTTCCCATCGACCACAATACGACCCTGTTTACGAAGGCCTTTTTGACCGAGGTCTTGCCGCAGGTGGAGTCGGGCTATAACGTTTCGGGTGATCGGGAGGGGCGGGCGATTGCTGGGTTTTCGATGGGAGGGCTTGAGAGCCTGTCGATTGGACTTACGAATACTGACAAATTCGCTTACGTTGGGGGCTTCAGCTCTGCCGTTCATAAGCTTGATTATGCGAAGGAATTTGTGGCGCTCGATCCGAAGGCAGCGAACCTTCGGCTTCTGTGGATCGCTTGCGGGACCGAAGATTCGCTGATTACGGCAAATCGCGGACTGATCGGCTGGCTTGAGACGAAGAAGATGCCAGTTACGCAGATCGAGACCCCAGGCAGACATACGTGGATGGTGTGGCGAGACAATCTGACACATTTTGCGCCGCTGCTGTTTCAGGACAAATAG
- the mreD gene encoding rod shape-determining protein MreD gives MATHSYTSRRELEQHSFPPAVTLLVPLAAIVLQALLPKPIPRLAILDLPLIVTLFFAVSRRNPVAGTLTGAAIGLLQDVLTAQPVGVNGMAKSVIGYIAASIGVQVDVENITTRIVINFGFSLLNSMLLFLINRRLLGLPDFHILWLHELVRAVVNTVVAIPIFLLLDRFKRTE, from the coding sequence ATGGCCACCCATAGCTATACCTCTCGCCGAGAACTAGAGCAGCACAGCTTTCCGCCAGCCGTTACCTTGCTGGTGCCGCTGGCTGCGATTGTGCTGCAGGCGCTTTTGCCGAAGCCGATTCCGCGGCTGGCGATCCTCGATCTGCCGTTGATTGTGACGCTGTTTTTTGCCGTGTCGCGGCGCAACCCCGTGGCAGGGACGTTGACCGGAGCCGCCATTGGTCTGTTGCAGGATGTGTTGACTGCTCAGCCGGTGGGCGTCAATGGCATGGCCAAGTCGGTGATCGGCTATATTGCGGCCAGCATTGGCGTGCAGGTGGACGTCGAGAACATCACGACTCGTATTGTCATCAACTTCGGCTTCTCGTTGCTCAATTCGATGCTGTTGTTTCTGATCAACCGGCGGTTGCTGGGGCTCCCGGACTTTCATATCCTGTGGCTGCATGAGCTGGTCCGCGCCGTAGTGAATACCGTGGTGGCCATCCCGATCTTTCTTCTGCTCGATCGCTTCAAACGTACCGAGTAG
- the era gene encoding GTPase Era: MAFRSGFVSIIGRPNAGKSTLLNALLGQKLAIVTHKPQTTRTRIHGVLEVPLKKKTKTDPGHPAAQIVLVDTPGVHKPDTQLDRRMMQEVHDALESRDAVLFIVDVTHRLPRAASDTESKPKNFTENRRALSAAEDDFALSLIKKLECPVILVLNKIDAIPKSDLLPLIAHWSALHPFADVIPISARKKEGLDLLLEKIIGQLKEGQRYFPKHQLTDQPERFLVAELIREKILLLTGEEVPYATAVVIERYEEPASLKKMKDGKLPVTKIAAAIYCERTGQKAILIGKQGEMLKRIGTTARKEIEALLGTRVFLELFVKVQEEWRSSRGFVEDLDWRRQLEEIAAKQMAEEK, encoded by the coding sequence ATGGCCTTCCGCTCAGGTTTCGTCTCTATCATCGGCCGCCCCAATGCCGGCAAATCCACGCTGCTCAACGCCCTCCTGGGTCAAAAGCTGGCCATCGTCACCCACAAGCCCCAGACCACCCGCACCCGCATCCACGGCGTGCTCGAGGTCCCCCTAAAAAAGAAGACCAAGACCGACCCCGGCCACCCAGCCGCCCAAATCGTCCTCGTCGACACCCCCGGCGTCCACAAGCCCGACACCCAGCTCGACCGCCGCATGATGCAGGAGGTCCACGACGCTCTCGAATCCCGCGACGCCGTCCTCTTCATCGTCGACGTGACCCACCGTCTCCCCCGCGCCGCCAGCGACACCGAGTCCAAGCCCAAAAACTTCACCGAAAACCGTCGCGCCCTCTCCGCAGCCGAGGACGACTTCGCCCTCTCCCTCATCAAAAAGCTCGAGTGCCCCGTCATCCTCGTCCTCAACAAGATCGACGCCATTCCCAAGTCCGACCTGCTCCCCCTCATCGCCCACTGGAGCGCCCTCCACCCCTTCGCCGACGTCATCCCCATCTCCGCCCGCAAAAAAGAAGGCCTCGACCTCCTCCTCGAAAAGATCATCGGCCAGCTCAAAGAGGGCCAGCGCTACTTCCCCAAGCACCAGCTCACCGACCAGCCCGAGCGCTTCCTCGTCGCCGAGCTAATCCGCGAAAAGATCCTCCTCCTCACCGGCGAAGAGGTTCCCTACGCCACCGCCGTCGTCATCGAGCGCTACGAAGAGCCCGCCTCCCTCAAAAAGATGAAAGACGGCAAGCTCCCCGTCACCAAAATCGCCGCCGCCATCTACTGCGAGCGCACCGGCCAAAAAGCCATCCTCATCGGCAAGCAGGGCGAGATGCTCAAACGCATCGGCACCACAGCTCGCAAAGAAATCGAAGCCCTCCTCGGCACCCGAGTCTTCCTCGAACTCTTCGTCAAAGTCCAGGAAGAGTGGCGCAGCTCCCGAGGCTTCGTCGAAGACCTCGACTGGCGCCGTCAACTAGAAGAGATCGCCGCCAAACAAATGGCCGAAGAAAAGTAG
- a CDS encoding TlpA family protein disulfide reductase: MKFSLFALCSVLLVGKWGQAQIAQEFSDPVVLLQEVARTYAAGADTFRMEAIEESVSENEFQHLWRKTYRTAIKGTGKLYRIETHSGSGSYIQVSDGETEWISQMEGKAYVKHPVPANWPTMPRVMSGGNFEISSAWRMRTYLEVEAARFKRAAFLPEETIQVEGHSFSCYVVRVTSSDSDLAANPELHSETTIWIDKKMLVFRKQMEQIHNYSIIGEVHIPHDELRITVYPVIDFQPKLDTALFHFSPPADSRLLASLEPHIDLPSMKPSAPMTGEQAPDVQFHAANGSSVSLKSFEGKPVLIDFWATWCGPCLLSMPSLARVYSDAKGKGLVLLSVDEDNLAESATSYLARHNYDWANYHEDGKIGKAFKNDRIPLTVLIDAKGKIVYYDFGGDEAGLRSAIAALGPEFSSTKASTAK, translated from the coding sequence ATGAAGTTTTCTCTTTTTGCTCTCTGCTCTGTTCTGCTGGTTGGTAAGTGGGGTCAGGCACAAATTGCACAGGAGTTCTCCGACCCTGTTGTTCTGCTGCAGGAAGTGGCCAGAACCTATGCGGCCGGAGCTGATACTTTTCGCATGGAGGCGATTGAGGAATCGGTCTCTGAGAACGAATTTCAACATCTGTGGCGAAAGACCTATCGCACGGCGATTAAGGGGACAGGGAAGCTATATCGCATCGAGACGCATTCCGGTTCTGGTTCATACATTCAGGTTTCTGATGGGGAGACCGAGTGGATTTCGCAGATGGAAGGGAAGGCCTACGTGAAGCATCCCGTTCCTGCGAATTGGCCGACTATGCCTCGAGTTATGTCGGGAGGCAATTTTGAGATCAGTAGTGCTTGGAGGATGCGTACGTATTTAGAGGTCGAGGCCGCCCGGTTCAAGCGTGCGGCCTTTCTTCCGGAGGAGACGATCCAGGTAGAGGGACATAGCTTCTCCTGCTACGTTGTTCGGGTCACAAGCAGCGATAGCGACCTGGCTGCGAATCCGGAGCTTCATTCCGAAACTACGATTTGGATCGATAAGAAAATGCTGGTTTTTCGCAAGCAGATGGAGCAGATCCATAACTACAGCATTATCGGGGAGGTTCACATTCCGCATGATGAACTACGCATCACCGTCTATCCGGTGATTGATTTCCAGCCTAAACTGGACACTGCTCTCTTTCATTTTTCCCCACCCGCAGACAGCAGATTGCTTGCCAGCCTTGAGCCTCATATTGATTTGCCGTCGATGAAACCTTCGGCTCCCATGACTGGCGAACAGGCGCCCGACGTGCAGTTTCATGCTGCGAACGGGAGCAGCGTCTCCTTGAAGTCCTTCGAAGGCAAACCGGTCCTGATAGATTTCTGGGCAACCTGGTGTGGCCCGTGTCTTCTGTCGATGCCTTCGTTGGCACGAGTGTATTCAGATGCGAAGGGCAAAGGACTAGTGTTGCTTTCTGTCGACGAGGATAATCTTGCAGAGAGCGCCACCAGTTATCTCGCGCGACACAACTACGACTGGGCTAACTACCACGAGGACGGCAAGATCGGAAAGGCCTTCAAGAATGATCGTATACCTCTCACGGTTCTGATTGATGCCAAGGGAAAGATCGTCTACTACGATTTTGGCGGCGATGAGGCAGGACTCCGTTCAGCGATCGCTGCCCTTGGTCCGGAGTTCAGCTCCACGAAAGCTTCTACTGCAAAATAA
- the mreC gene encoding rod shape-determining protein MreC: MESFFVRFKNVLVLVAVLLAQTIGLAIQVRRPIESGAPDGKSVTLVRYWFVSTVTPLERFFLGFGHTVRGGWSNYAYLRGVRQQNAQLQQEIARLRLEQAEMAEDAIQGHRLQALLAFQQHYVATTVAAQVIGTSGSDLSRVLYIDKGSADGLKPDQAVITPDGIVGKLRDVFPHTAQVLQINDQTSGAGVLLATTRIRGILKGSTTGRIQIMNLTPDSRIKPGEQVLTSGGDQVFPRGLNVGTIESIAPDPDHQPYTLIVVRPAANLFQLEEVLVITGTQPELTAQAKKDLAAGAATAEEKAEAARVAAAEAAAKSAAQIVADRLPSLHDDSAPETDPTKAAADAKTAVPGGVVPHPLPTLHPDRYSPGATPSAASLTPGAANGPVNSQPATTHPPAPEKTPESAEPQSESQPR; this comes from the coding sequence ATGGAATCCTTCTTCGTCCGTTTTAAGAACGTTCTCGTCCTGGTCGCGGTACTGTTGGCGCAGACCATCGGACTGGCCATACAGGTACGCCGCCCCATCGAATCCGGTGCGCCTGATGGCAAGAGCGTCACTCTGGTGCGCTATTGGTTTGTTTCGACGGTGACACCGCTCGAGCGTTTTTTCCTAGGTTTTGGACATACGGTTCGCGGCGGCTGGTCGAACTATGCGTATTTGCGGGGTGTCCGCCAACAGAACGCGCAGTTGCAGCAGGAGATTGCGCGGCTTCGTCTGGAGCAGGCCGAGATGGCTGAGGATGCGATTCAGGGTCATCGGCTGCAGGCGCTGCTGGCCTTTCAACAGCACTATGTGGCAACTACGGTGGCCGCACAGGTGATCGGGACGAGTGGAAGCGATCTTTCGCGGGTGCTTTACATCGACAAAGGCTCGGCTGATGGGCTGAAGCCAGATCAGGCGGTAATTACGCCGGATGGGATCGTGGGGAAGCTACGGGATGTGTTTCCGCATACGGCGCAGGTGCTGCAGATTAATGACCAGACATCCGGGGCTGGCGTGCTGCTGGCTACGACGCGTATTCGCGGAATTCTGAAGGGTTCGACGACGGGACGGATTCAGATCATGAACCTTACGCCGGACTCGCGGATCAAGCCGGGCGAACAGGTGCTGACTTCGGGCGGCGATCAGGTGTTTCCGCGTGGGCTGAATGTGGGGACGATTGAATCCATTGCGCCTGATCCGGATCATCAGCCGTACACGCTGATTGTGGTCCGTCCGGCGGCGAATCTGTTTCAGCTTGAGGAGGTGCTCGTTATTACTGGCACCCAGCCCGAGCTGACCGCTCAAGCTAAAAAGGATTTGGCTGCGGGAGCCGCCACTGCCGAAGAAAAGGCCGAGGCTGCTCGTGTTGCTGCTGCTGAGGCTGCTGCCAAGTCCGCTGCGCAGATTGTGGCCGACCGGCTGCCGAGCTTGCATGACGACTCTGCTCCCGAGACGGATCCTACTAAGGCTGCGGCGGATGCGAAGACCGCGGTTCCCGGTGGGGTCGTACCACATCCATTGCCTACGCTGCACCCGGACCGCTATTCGCCGGGGGCCACTCCTTCGGCTGCATCGCTGACGCCTGGCGCGGCGAACGGCCCGGTCAATTCGCAGCCTGCTACTACCCACCCGCCTGCGCCGGAAAAGACGCCAGAATCTGCTGAACCGCAGTCGGAGAGCCAGCCCAGATAA
- the rodA gene encoding rod shape-determining protein RodA: MQRLSSYRDFDWVLLGFVMLLSLISVLEIKSATLHTKFHGFETKQIGFLAVGLLLMFIISLIDYHRLIDIVPWAYGIGIVSLIAVRLVGTKVLGARRWIKLPGGIHFQPSEWIKLILIVAVARYFWNLAGKELTWGDIGKAFALVCVPFLMVLKQPDLGTSLTYLPVLVCGLFLGGIRFKQAAIIVLSLAILVGGAWKAGKLLKPYQKARLTSFIDPDSDPRGSGYQIRQSLIAVGSGGIWGKGANKGTQTQGDFLPIPYTDFIFAAFCEEHGFVGALGVLLLYFLILMRLIQNAQTASDLPGTFIIMGVVAVIVFQIAVNVGMVVGLMPVTGIPLPLMSYGGSSILFTFLALGIIMNIRMRRFVN, from the coding sequence ATGCAACGGCTCTCTTCATATCGCGACTTCGACTGGGTTCTCCTAGGCTTCGTCATGCTGCTCTCGCTGATCAGTGTCCTTGAGATCAAGTCGGCCACGCTGCATACCAAGTTCCACGGCTTCGAAACAAAGCAGATCGGCTTCCTGGCCGTTGGGCTGCTGCTGATGTTTATAATCTCGCTGATCGACTATCACAGGCTGATCGACATCGTTCCCTGGGCCTATGGCATCGGCATCGTCTCGCTGATTGCAGTGCGGCTGGTCGGAACGAAGGTGCTGGGCGCACGGCGCTGGATCAAGCTGCCGGGAGGGATTCACTTTCAGCCGTCGGAATGGATCAAGCTGATACTCATTGTTGCTGTTGCACGTTATTTCTGGAATCTGGCGGGCAAAGAGCTTACGTGGGGTGATATCGGCAAGGCGTTCGCGCTGGTCTGCGTTCCGTTTTTGATGGTCCTCAAGCAGCCTGATTTGGGAACGTCCCTGACCTATCTGCCGGTTCTGGTCTGCGGGCTCTTCCTTGGCGGCATCCGGTTCAAGCAGGCGGCAATCATTGTGCTGAGTTTGGCCATCCTGGTGGGCGGTGCGTGGAAGGCCGGTAAGTTGTTGAAGCCATACCAGAAGGCCCGGCTCACGTCCTTTATTGACCCGGACTCCGATCCTCGTGGATCGGGGTATCAGATTCGGCAATCGCTCATCGCAGTCGGCTCGGGCGGAATTTGGGGTAAGGGAGCAAATAAGGGGACACAGACGCAGGGCGATTTTCTGCCTATCCCTTATACCGACTTCATCTTCGCGGCCTTCTGCGAGGAACATGGCTTTGTGGGCGCGCTTGGGGTGCTGCTGTTATACTTTCTTATATTGATGCGTTTGATTCAGAACGCTCAAACAGCATCAGACCTGCCTGGCACCTTCATCATCATGGGGGTCGTCGCCGTCATCGTCTTCCAGATAGCGGTCAACGTGGGCATGGTTGTGGGTCTGATGCCGGTTACCGGAATCCCGCTGCCGTTGATGAGTTACGGCGGGTCGTCGATTCTGTTCACCTTCCTCGCGCTGGGTATCATCATGAACATACGCATGCGCCGGTTTGTGAACTAG
- a CDS encoding sigma-54-dependent transcriptional regulator, whose amino-acid sequence MNHVLIVDDEAEIRESLESILREEGYLVTTAATAGEALELLRDVAYDVVLLDIWLPDRDGLDALGEIRQLESENVPEVVIISGHGTIEAAVRATKLGAYDFLEKPLSLERTLIVVKNAMKARQMREDNAEFARQLAVKGTVTGQSVAMKALRQQIRLMAPTNGRVLIFGESGTGKELIGRAMHAESLRRDRPFVELNCAAIPEDYIESELFGYRHGAAPQGAGTAGTPLEKRGTFERADGGTLFLDEVGDMSLKTQAKVLRTLDEQRFLPVGASHPVHVDVRVIAATNKDLEEEIARGNFREDLFYRLNVIPFYVPPLRDRKEDIPLLVKEFLQQFGQQYGRPHVEMSEDALNTLRQYHWPGNVRELRNLVERVIILNPKIQKIERKHLPMLVYRGPKLTESGRINTRSEEFSSLLEAREAYERDYILKKLDEFHGNVSRAAEGLGLERSHLYRKMKALGVSVKE is encoded by the coding sequence TTGAATCATGTACTGATAGTCGATGACGAGGCTGAGATTCGCGAATCGCTTGAAAGCATTCTGCGCGAGGAGGGCTATCTGGTCACCACGGCGGCGACTGCGGGTGAGGCGCTGGAACTGTTGCGCGATGTTGCGTATGACGTGGTGTTGCTGGATATCTGGCTGCCGGATCGCGATGGGCTGGATGCGCTGGGAGAGATTCGTCAGTTGGAGAGTGAGAATGTTCCTGAGGTCGTGATCATCAGTGGGCATGGGACGATTGAGGCCGCGGTGCGCGCGACGAAGCTGGGGGCTTACGACTTTTTGGAGAAGCCGCTGTCGCTGGAGCGGACGCTGATCGTCGTGAAAAACGCGATGAAGGCGCGGCAGATGCGCGAGGACAACGCGGAGTTTGCGCGGCAGCTTGCGGTGAAGGGCACGGTGACGGGGCAAAGCGTGGCGATGAAGGCGCTGCGGCAGCAGATTAGGCTGATGGCTCCAACGAATGGGCGAGTGCTGATCTTTGGCGAGAGTGGGACGGGCAAGGAGCTGATTGGGAGGGCGATGCATGCGGAGAGCCTGCGGCGTGATCGTCCGTTTGTGGAGCTGAACTGCGCGGCGATTCCTGAGGACTATATCGAGAGTGAGTTGTTTGGGTATCGGCATGGGGCTGCGCCGCAGGGTGCGGGGACGGCGGGGACTCCGCTTGAGAAGCGTGGGACGTTTGAGCGGGCTGATGGGGGCACGCTGTTTCTGGACGAAGTGGGCGACATGAGTTTGAAGACGCAGGCGAAGGTGCTGCGTACGCTCGATGAGCAGCGGTTTTTGCCGGTGGGGGCTTCGCATCCGGTGCATGTGGATGTGCGGGTGATTGCGGCTACGAACAAGGATTTAGAAGAGGAGATTGCGCGGGGTAATTTTCGCGAGGATCTCTTCTATCGGCTGAATGTGATTCCGTTTTATGTTCCGCCGCTGCGTGATCGCAAGGAAGATATTCCGCTGCTGGTGAAGGAGTTTCTGCAGCAGTTCGGGCAGCAGTATGGCAGGCCGCATGTGGAGATGAGCGAGGATGCGCTGAACACGCTTCGCCAGTATCACTGGCCGGGGAATGTGCGGGAGCTACGGAATCTTGTGGAGCGCGTGATTATTCTGAATCCGAAGATTCAGAAGATTGAGCGGAAGCATCTGCCGATGCTGGTGTATCGCGGGCCGAAGCTGACTGAGTCAGGGCGCATCAATACGCGGAGTGAGGAGTTTTCAAGTCTGCTGGAGGCACGGGAGGCTTATGAGCGGGATTACATTCTGAAGAAGCTCGATGAGTTTCATGGGAATGTGAGTCGCGCGGCGGAGGGCCTTGGGTTGGAGCGGAGTCATCTGTATCGGAAGATGAAGGCGCTTGGGGTGAGTGTGAAGGAGTAG
- the mrdA gene encoding penicillin-binding protein 2, producing MELATHPEQPDMGANGKAEKIAPGKLSAAQYLIALVLVILVAGLWRLQVVSADNFRALAEANRIRKIPVLAPRGKLFDREGRLLVDNYPSVSCYLLREQVRDLNADLPLIAQGLHIPVEQIQSTLRRFQAAPKYEPIPLKQDITPDEQAFIEAHRNELPELETLDEQRRLYPRDGFAAHLIGYVGEISEDDLNKSKYAFYQPGDVVGKSGVEATYDALLRGVDGSRDVIVNSHGKEIGHLGQTLAKPGQDLKLTIDLDIQMAAEKAMEGKTGAMVAMDPHTGEILAMVSRPSFDPNEFSVRLSKSYWNEIINNPDHPLMNKAIQAQLAPGSTFKIIMSYAGLEENAAQTMHVQCSGGASFYGHFFACDKRHGMVDIEHAIPWSCDTFYYTLANKLGIDTIAKYATDLGFSQRTGVDLPDEVTGTMPSTAWKLKNFHEKWYAGEVISVGIGQGAVAVTPIQLARAIGGIASGGALRRPHLVFPDEVPGDELEAVHETFPGSGDKTVQLSTGNWQLITDAMAETTISGTAAAVHMEGIDFAGKTGTAQVVSHSAGMTSLGTGKERANAWFVGMAPRRNPDIVVAVLWEHGGWGAGSAPVAAQVINAFVTKQRRLANNLRIAAETPKPATTASVGSETGNTVASTPKPAANE from the coding sequence ATGGAATTAGCGACCCACCCCGAACAGCCCGATATGGGCGCCAACGGCAAGGCCGAGAAGATTGCCCCCGGCAAGCTCTCCGCCGCGCAGTACCTGATTGCGCTTGTGCTGGTGATTCTGGTGGCGGGGTTGTGGCGGTTGCAGGTGGTCAGCGCGGATAACTTTCGTGCGCTCGCCGAGGCTAACCGCATCCGCAAGATTCCGGTGCTGGCGCCGCGAGGCAAGCTCTTCGATCGTGAGGGTCGGCTGCTGGTCGACAACTATCCTTCGGTCTCGTGCTATCTGCTGCGGGAGCAGGTCAGGGATTTGAACGCCGATCTGCCGTTGATTGCGCAAGGGCTGCACATTCCGGTCGAACAGATTCAGTCCACGTTGCGCCGTTTTCAGGCCGCGCCGAAGTACGAGCCGATTCCGCTGAAGCAGGACATTACGCCGGATGAGCAGGCTTTTATCGAGGCGCACCGCAATGAACTGCCGGAGTTGGAGACGCTGGACGAGCAGCGGCGGCTGTATCCGCGCGATGGGTTTGCGGCTCATTTGATCGGCTACGTCGGGGAAATATCGGAAGACGATCTGAACAAGTCGAAGTATGCGTTCTATCAGCCCGGTGATGTGGTGGGGAAGTCCGGCGTGGAGGCGACTTACGACGCTCTGTTACGTGGCGTGGACGGAAGCCGCGATGTGATCGTGAACAGCCACGGCAAGGAGATTGGCCATCTGGGCCAGACGCTAGCCAAGCCGGGGCAGGATTTGAAGCTGACCATCGACCTCGATATCCAGATGGCAGCGGAGAAGGCGATGGAGGGCAAGACCGGAGCGATGGTGGCGATGGACCCTCACACCGGTGAAATATTGGCCATGGTTTCGCGGCCTTCGTTCGATCCGAATGAGTTTTCCGTTCGGCTGAGCAAGAGCTATTGGAACGAGATCATCAACAATCCAGATCATCCGCTGATGAACAAGGCGATACAGGCACAGCTTGCGCCGGGGTCGACGTTCAAGATCATCATGTCGTACGCGGGACTCGAGGAGAATGCGGCTCAGACGATGCATGTTCAGTGCAGCGGGGGAGCTTCGTTCTATGGGCACTTTTTTGCCTGCGATAAACGTCACGGGATGGTAGATATCGAGCATGCGATTCCGTGGTCGTGCGATACGTTCTACTACACGCTGGCGAATAAGTTGGGAATCGACACGATTGCGAAGTACGCGACGGACCTTGGCTTTTCGCAACGGACTGGCGTTGACCTGCCGGATGAAGTGACGGGTACGATGCCCTCGACGGCTTGGAAGCTGAAGAATTTCCATGAGAAATGGTATGCCGGCGAGGTGATCTCGGTTGGGATCGGGCAGGGTGCAGTGGCGGTGACTCCGATTCAGCTTGCGAGGGCGATTGGGGGGATTGCCTCGGGCGGCGCTCTGCGGAGGCCGCATCTGGTGTTTCCGGATGAGGTGCCCGGCGATGAACTGGAGGCGGTGCACGAGACGTTTCCGGGGTCTGGGGATAAGACGGTTCAACTTTCAACGGGGAACTGGCAGTTGATCACGGACGCGATGGCGGAGACGACGATCAGCGGGACGGCGGCCGCGGTGCATATGGAAGGTATCGACTTTGCCGGAAAGACCGGCACGGCTCAGGTTGTGAGCCACAGCGCAGGCATGACCAGTCTGGGAACTGGAAAAGAGCGCGCGAACGCGTGGTTCGTCGGTATGGCCCCGCGGCGCAACCCGGACATTGTCGTTGCGGTCCTGTGGGAACACGGCGGATGGGGAGCTGGCTCCGCGCCCGTCGCCGCGCAGGTGATTAACGCCTTCGTGACCAAGCAACGCAGACTAGCGAACAATCTTCGCATTGCCGCTGAGACACCGAAGCCAGCCACGACTGCTTCGGTGGGTTCCGAAACGGGAAATACGGTAGCGTCCACGCCCAAGCCAGCGGCCAACGAGTGA